Genomic segment of Streptomyces sp. NA02950:
AGGAGCCCGGAGCCCGTTTATGAGCAGCCAGCCCGCCTCCCGACGAACCGTGCTGTGCGGCGCGGCACTGGCCGGTGCCGCTGGCCTCGGAGCCACCGCCTGCTCCGCGGGCGGCGCGGGCGCGAAGGCCCCCGTCACGCCCACCGCCCCGGTCGACCTCGGCGCGGCGGACGCCGTCCCGGCCGGTGGCACCAAGATCTACCGCGAGGACCGGGTGGTGGTCGCCCGGGACGCGGACGGTGCGTACACGGCGTTCAGCGCGGTGTGCACACATGCCGGATGCGTCGTGGACGCGGTCGAGGACGGGAAGATCACCTGCTCCTGCCACGGCAGCCAGTTCGACGCCCGGACCGGCAAGGTCCTTGAGGGCCCCGCCACCCGGCCGCTGCCCTCCGTGCCGGTCACGGCCAAGGGCGGGAAGCTGGTCGCGGGCCCGGACGCCTGACCCCTCCGGCCGTACGCCCGCCCCCTGTCCGCCGGCCCCCCCTGCCGCACGCCCGGCCCCCTGCCGGCCTGACGCCCCACGCGTCCCGTACGCCCCCGGACCCGCGGCCGGAGGGCACCGGAACTGTCACTCCCCGCCAGTAGGGTGGTGACCATGGCCGACCCGAGCAGCTACCGCCCCAAGCCGGGACAGATCCCCGACTCGCCGGGGGTGTACAAGTTCCGCGATGAGCACGGCCGGGTGATCTACGTCGGAAAGGCGAAGAGCCTGCGCCAGCGGCTCTCCTCGTACTTCCAGGACCTCGCCAATCTCCACCCGCGCACCCGCACCATGGTCACCACGGCCGCTGCGGTCGAGTGGACCGTGGTCTCCACCGAGGTCGAGGCGCTACAGCTCGAGTATTCGTGGATCAAGGAGTTCGATCCCCGGTTCAACGTCAAATACCGTGACGACAAGAGCTATCCCTCCCTCGCCGTCACGCTCAACGAGGAATTCCCCCGGGTCCAGGTCATGCGCGGCCCCAAGAAGAAGGGCGTGCGCTATTTCGGCCCGTACGCCCATGCCTGGGCGATCCGCGAGACCGTTGATCTGATGCTGCGGGTGTTCCCCGTCCGCACCTGCTCCGCGGGGGTGTTCAAGCGCTCCGCCCAGATCGGCCGCCCCTGTCTGCTCGGTTACATCGGCAAGTGCTCGGCCCCCTGCGTCGGCCGGGTCAGCGCCGAGGAGCACCGGGAACTGGCCGAGGAGTTCTGCGACTTCATGGCCGGGCGCACCGGCACCTATCTGCGCCGCCTGGAGCAGCGGATGCAGGAGGCGGCCGAGGAGATGGAGTACGAGAAGGCCGCCCGGCTGCGTGACGACATAGGGGCGCTCAGGCGCGCCATGGAGAAGAACGCGGTGGTGCTCGCCGACGCGACCGACGCCGATCTCATAGCGGTCGCCGAGGACGAGCTGGAGGCGGCCGTCCAGATCTTCCATGTGCGCGGCGGCCGGGTGCGCGGTCAGCGCGGCTGGGTCACCGACAAGGTCGAGGCCGTGGACACCGCCGATCTCGTCGAGCACGCCCTGCAACAGCTCTACGGCGAGGAGCGGGGCGACGCGGTGCCCAAGGAGGTGCTGGTGCCCGCCGTGCCGGACCCCGCCGAGCCGGTGACCCAGTGGCTCACCGACCGCAGGGGCTCCCGGGTCGATCTGCGCATCCCGCAGCGCGGCGACAAGAAGGACCTGATGGCCACCGTGCAGCGGAACGC
This window contains:
- a CDS encoding Rieske (2Fe-2S) protein, whose protein sequence is MSSQPASRRTVLCGAALAGAAGLGATACSAGGAGAKAPVTPTAPVDLGAADAVPAGGTKIYREDRVVVARDADGAYTAFSAVCTHAGCVVDAVEDGKITCSCHGSQFDARTGKVLEGPATRPLPSVPVTAKGGKLVAGPDA
- the uvrC gene encoding excinuclease ABC subunit UvrC, with product MADPSSYRPKPGQIPDSPGVYKFRDEHGRVIYVGKAKSLRQRLSSYFQDLANLHPRTRTMVTTAAAVEWTVVSTEVEALQLEYSWIKEFDPRFNVKYRDDKSYPSLAVTLNEEFPRVQVMRGPKKKGVRYFGPYAHAWAIRETVDLMLRVFPVRTCSAGVFKRSAQIGRPCLLGYIGKCSAPCVGRVSAEEHRELAEEFCDFMAGRTGTYLRRLEQRMQEAAEEMEYEKAARLRDDIGALRRAMEKNAVVLADATDADLIAVAEDELEAAVQIFHVRGGRVRGQRGWVTDKVEAVDTADLVEHALQQLYGEERGDAVPKEVLVPAVPDPAEPVTQWLTDRRGSRVDLRIPQRGDKKDLMATVQRNAQQALALHKTKRASDLTTRSRALEEIARALDLDSAPLRIECFDISHFQGDDVVASMVVFEDGLARKSEYRRFQIKSFAGQDDVRSMHEVVGRRFRRYLQEKQRTGEWEEEPREAPREEPREAPAAPMNGTHAPADGASAPEGAAPAPDGVEESSGPTDDNGRPKRFAYPPQLVVVDGGQPQVAAARRALDELGIDDVAVCGLAKRLEEVWLPGDDDPVVLPRSSEGLYLLQRIRDEAHRFAISYQRSKRAKSLKAGPLDAVPGLGESRKQALLKHFGSLKRLRAATVEQICEVPGVGRKTAETVAAALTQAAPAAPAVNTATGEIIEDEAANAAPSANRGTGS